A single region of the Elizabethkingia sp. JS20170427COW genome encodes:
- the mobA gene encoding conjugal transfer protein MobA encodes MEEMNKKQIKKAGRKPKIDPAVHRYSFNLNDEDNAKFLALFDQSRMNTKAHFITACIFQKTIKTVKIDMNAVNYHEGLTKFFGQFRGIATNYNQIVRLLNSNFSEKKALAYLYKLEKQTTEMKELLLKVLILTDEFEKKYLNKE; translated from the coding sequence ATGGAAGAAATGAACAAAAAACAGATTAAAAAGGCTGGTAGAAAACCAAAGATTGACCCAGCGGTTCATCGGTATTCTTTTAATTTAAATGATGAGGATAATGCTAAATTCCTTGCTCTTTTTGACCAATCGAGAATGAACACAAAGGCGCATTTTATTACGGCTTGCATCTTTCAGAAGACGATAAAAACTGTAAAAATTGACATGAATGCAGTGAATTATCACGAAGGATTGACCAAATTTTTCGGGCAATTCAGAGGGATTGCCACTAATTACAATCAGATAGTAAGGTTATTAAACAGTAATTTTTCAGAGAAAAAGGCATTGGCATATCTCTACAAATTGGAAAAACAGACCACAGAAATGAAAGAATTATTGCTCAAAGTTTTAATTCTTACCGATGAATTTGAAAAGAAATACCTAAACAAAGAGTAG
- the mobB gene encoding conjugal transfer protein MobB yields the protein MIAKIGKGSNMYGAILYNQQKVEKENGAVLLLSKIPDTIDGKYSAAYFNKCFEPYLSANIKTEKTVRHISLNPDPKDQVSDEQFTKMAQEYMERMGYGNQPYIVFKHTDIDRAHIHIVSTCVGIDGKKITDDYDHKRSMAICRDLETKYNLHKATEKEQNQSGKIFKKVEQQKGDIKSQIASVVRHLPKYYQYSNLGTYNALLSFFNITAEEIKGERNGISVHGLVYFAVNDKGEKVSNPFKASLFGKHAGLNGLQQHFEISKEKMKNIPSKAIIKNAIELAIHTTNNEKEFKAQLVEQNIHTVVRRNESGRIYGITFIENGSRTVWNGSQLDRGLSANLFNEWWNNGNKPELKEQNNSFRKENTIENPPTKEPFEFTSLEHSFNFDFGLFNFSSDTQSEDYEEEQFAKRMKKKKNGRRL from the coding sequence ATGATTGCAAAAATCGGAAAGGGAAGCAATATGTACGGAGCGATTTTGTACAATCAGCAGAAAGTGGAAAAGGAAAACGGAGCGGTTCTGTTACTCAGCAAGATACCCGACACCATTGACGGAAAGTATTCCGCAGCTTATTTCAATAAATGTTTTGAGCCATATCTGTCGGCAAACATTAAAACTGAAAAAACGGTACGTCACATTTCATTAAACCCAGATCCGAAAGACCAAGTAAGCGATGAACAGTTTACCAAAATGGCACAGGAGTATATGGAACGTATGGGCTACGGCAATCAGCCGTACATTGTTTTCAAACATACAGATATTGACCGCGCGCATATTCATATTGTTTCGACTTGCGTAGGCATTGACGGAAAGAAAATTACCGATGATTACGACCATAAACGTTCGATGGCAATTTGTCGAGATCTGGAAACGAAATACAATTTGCACAAAGCCACCGAAAAAGAACAAAATCAAAGCGGCAAAATTTTCAAGAAAGTAGAACAGCAAAAAGGCGATATTAAAAGTCAAATTGCTTCGGTGGTTCGGCATTTACCGAAATATTATCAGTACAGCAATCTTGGAACCTACAACGCTTTGCTTTCGTTTTTTAATATTACGGCAGAGGAAATTAAGGGAGAACGCAACGGTATTTCAGTACACGGATTGGTGTATTTTGCTGTGAATGATAAGGGAGAAAAAGTAAGCAATCCATTTAAAGCATCCTTGTTTGGCAAACACGCAGGATTGAATGGCTTGCAACAACATTTTGAGATTTCTAAAGAGAAAATGAAAAATATCCCATCAAAAGCCATTATTAAAAATGCGATTGAATTAGCCATACATACCACGAACAACGAAAAAGAGTTTAAGGCGCAACTTGTCGAGCAGAATATTCACACCGTTGTTCGCCGAAACGAAAGCGGACGGATTTACGGTATTACATTTATCGAAAATGGCAGCCGTACTGTTTGGAACGGTTCGCAGTTAGACAGAGGTCTGTCTGCAAATCTGTTTAACGAATGGTGGAACAATGGAAACAAACCCGAATTGAAAGAACAAAATAACTCTTTTCGCAAAGAGAACACAATAGAGAATCCGCCAACTAAAGAGCCTTTTGAATTTACCTCTCTGGAACATTCGTTTAATTTCGATTTTGGCTTATTCAACTTTTCATCTGATACACAAAGCGAAGATTACGAGGAAGAGCAGTTTGCTAAACGAATGAAGAAAAAGAAGAATGGCAGGAGGTTGTAG
- the trxB gene encoding thioredoxin-disulfide reductase: MDNILDCVIVGSGPAGFTAAIYAARADMKPEMFTGMQPGGQLTTTTEVENFPGYPNGITGPEMMMDLQKQAERFETKVHYEQITKVEFSKEVGGIHKLSTGSREILAKTVIISTGATAKYLGLEAEKIYSGGGVSACATCDGFFYKGKDVVVVGAGDTATEEATYLAKICNKVTLLVRKDHFRASKAMVHRTLNTPNIEVLFNHELIDIEGENNLVERAVVINNQTQETKKIDVHGIFIAIGHKPNTEVFAGQIDLDENGYILTEKGSSRTNLPGVFAAGDVQDHIYRQAITAAGSGCMAAMDAEKYLASLEA, encoded by the coding sequence ATGGACAATATTTTAGATTGCGTAATTGTAGGTTCAGGACCTGCAGGTTTTACAGCTGCTATCTATGCGGCAAGAGCGGATATGAAACCCGAAATGTTTACAGGTATGCAGCCTGGAGGACAACTTACCACCACCACAGAGGTTGAGAATTTCCCTGGGTATCCTAACGGAATTACAGGTCCAGAGATGATGATGGATCTTCAGAAACAAGCAGAGCGCTTCGAAACAAAAGTTCATTACGAGCAAATTACCAAAGTAGAATTTTCTAAAGAAGTGGGAGGTATCCATAAATTGAGTACAGGAAGTAGAGAAATCTTAGCAAAAACAGTGATTATTTCTACAGGTGCTACAGCAAAATACCTAGGATTGGAAGCTGAAAAAATCTATAGTGGAGGAGGAGTATCGGCATGTGCTACTTGCGATGGTTTCTTTTATAAAGGAAAAGATGTAGTGGTAGTGGGAGCAGGAGATACTGCAACTGAGGAGGCTACCTATTTGGCGAAGATTTGCAATAAGGTAACTTTGTTAGTGAGAAAAGACCATTTTAGAGCTTCTAAGGCAATGGTACATAGGACGCTAAATACACCTAATATTGAAGTTCTTTTTAACCATGAGTTAATTGATATTGAAGGTGAAAATAATTTGGTAGAAAGAGCTGTGGTGATTAACAACCAAACTCAGGAGACTAAGAAAATAGATGTTCACGGTATATTTATCGCAATTGGACACAAACCTAATACAGAGGTTTTTGCTGGACAAATTGATTTGGATGAAAATGGGTATATCTTAACCGAAAAAGGTTCTTCAAGAACTAATCTTCCAGGAGTTTTTGCAGCTGGTGATGTTCAGGATCATATCTACAGACAAGCGATTACAGCTGCTGGTAGCGGATGTATGGCAGCTATGGATGCCGAAAAATACTTAGCAAGCTTAGAAGCGTAA
- a CDS encoding SDR family NAD(P)-dependent oxidoreductase: MKQKVWLITGVSKGLGREIAKQVVATGDIVIGTVRNKEDKVAFESGVDAKAFIIDLAETKLIPTLINSIIKEHGQIDVLVNNAGFGAFGMIEEFDEEEVTNQFNVNVIAVWKLCQSVLPFMRDKGQGTIVQISSRVAITAGIGNGIYASSKFALEGMSEALKQEVEPFGIKVMLAELGALRTDFFGASVKYAKNSLPFYTEKLTDIRTNTKKLNGKQSGDPIKVAQAIIEAVNKNVPTFRLPLTAGTIDAMKAKITEFQNSIELNENIARSMDY, from the coding sequence ATGAAACAGAAAGTATGGCTCATTACGGGAGTATCAAAAGGCTTAGGAAGAGAAATTGCAAAACAGGTCGTTGCCACAGGCGATATAGTTATCGGAACTGTACGAAATAAGGAAGACAAAGTAGCTTTTGAAAGCGGTGTGGATGCAAAAGCATTCATTATTGATTTGGCTGAAACAAAACTTATACCGACCCTTATAAATTCGATTATCAAGGAACACGGACAAATTGATGTGTTGGTTAACAATGCAGGTTTCGGAGCATTTGGAATGATAGAGGAATTTGATGAGGAAGAAGTCACCAACCAGTTCAATGTGAATGTAATTGCTGTGTGGAAACTCTGTCAATCAGTACTTCCCTTTATGAGAGATAAAGGACAAGGAACGATTGTCCAGATATCCTCACGTGTGGCGATTACGGCAGGGATTGGAAACGGAATTTATGCTTCGAGCAAATTCGCATTAGAGGGAATGAGTGAAGCCTTGAAACAGGAAGTCGAACCTTTCGGTATTAAAGTGATGTTAGCAGAACTTGGGGCGTTGAGGACAGATTTCTTCGGAGCATCTGTTAAATATGCCAAGAACAGTTTGCCTTTTTACACAGAGAAATTAACAGACATCAGAACCAATACAAAAAAACTTAATGGTAAACAATCCGGTGATCCAATTAAAGTGGCACAGGCTATTATTGAAGCCGTAAATAAAAATGTTCCTACTTTTCGTCTTCCGTTAACAGCAGGAACAATAGACGCTATGAAAGCAAAAATCACAGAGTTCCAAAACTCAATTGAATTGAACGAAAACATCGCACGAAGCATGGATTATTAA
- a CDS encoding helix-turn-helix domain-containing protein: protein MNEIDLVENCGMFYTLSVIGGRWKVGILASLLDNEVLRYSEIKSKLPNITERMLIKQLKELQNDGLIIRKDYLEVPPKVEYSISEKGRSVERVLITLRHWGKENRNE, encoded by the coding sequence TTGAACGAAATAGACTTGGTTGAAAACTGTGGTATGTTCTATACCTTATCTGTTATCGGTGGCAGGTGGAAAGTCGGTATTTTGGCTTCGCTACTGGACAATGAAGTTCTGCGGTATTCAGAAATTAAAAGCAAGCTCCCCAATATCACGGAAAGAATGCTGATAAAACAGCTTAAAGAATTACAGAACGATGGGCTTATTATCAGGAAAGATTATTTAGAAGTGCCTCCGAAAGTTGAGTATAGTATCAGTGAAAAAGGGAGAAGCGTCGAACGTGTACTGATAACCTTAAGGCACTGGGGAAAAGAGAATAGGAATGAATAA
- a CDS encoding MFS transporter, with protein MKHHEKLPIISLLALTVSGFIAIITETLPAGLLPQISSGIRVSEAYAGQFITLYALGSVLSAIPVISWTRNWNRKPLLLVAVAGFFVFNLTTFSLQSYYLLLAVRFMAGVCAGIIWGVLTGYTVRMVSPKMAGRALAIVGVGQPIALSLGVPLATWLGKIVGWNMIFFVHIIVVTHSHFLDSSIRTGLFS; from the coding sequence ATGAAACATCATGAAAAATTACCCATAATTTCTCTTTTAGCACTTACCGTATCAGGTTTTATTGCTATAATAACCGAAACTTTGCCAGCAGGGTTGCTTCCGCAAATAAGCAGTGGTATTAGAGTTTCGGAGGCTTATGCTGGTCAGTTCATTACTTTATATGCATTGGGGTCGGTATTGTCTGCCATTCCTGTAATCAGTTGGACAAGGAACTGGAATAGAAAACCGTTGCTTTTAGTGGCAGTGGCAGGTTTTTTCGTTTTCAATTTGACTACTTTTTCCTTGCAGTCGTATTACCTTTTATTGGCTGTCCGTTTTATGGCGGGAGTATGCGCCGGAATAATCTGGGGCGTACTTACTGGTTACACGGTACGGATGGTATCTCCCAAAATGGCAGGCAGAGCTTTGGCAATTGTAGGGGTCGGACAACCTATTGCACTATCATTGGGTGTTCCCTTAGCAACTTGGTTGGGAAAAATAGTGGGATGGAATATGATTTTTTTTGTTCATATCATTGTTGTCACTCATTCTCATTTTTTGGATAGTAGCATTCGTACAGGACTTTTCAGTTGA
- a CDS encoding DoxX family protein has protein sequence MNISFKTIAYWLCYVWYLYIIAPSAIKKITQHSGMMQSMQSLGFDKTWTIAIGIAEIIGVLFVIVGLYKSQLRTLGILLLFPFAIGAFTTHMAHQEYYHFYNSLIMCFLSFILLCLDKRIKINLLQIVKEVK, from the coding sequence ATGAATATTTCTTTTAAAACGATTGCATACTGGTTATGCTATGTATGGTATCTGTATATCATTGCGCCATCAGCAATAAAAAAAATTACACAACATTCAGGAATGATGCAAAGTATGCAATCGTTGGGTTTTGACAAAACTTGGACGATAGCTATCGGCATAGCTGAAATCATAGGTGTATTGTTTGTTATTGTAGGGTTATACAAATCGCAACTCCGAACATTGGGTATTTTGCTTTTATTTCCCTTTGCCATTGGGGCGTTTACAACACACATGGCACATCAGGAATATTATCACTTTTATAATTCGCTGATTATGTGCTTTCTCTCTTTCATTTTATTATGTCTTGACAAGCGGATTAAGATAAACCTATTACAAATTGTAAAAGAAGTCAAATGA
- the crcB gene encoding fluoride efflux transporter CrcB — protein MNQSFGFLTLAYIFVGGGIGSLLRYTISYMMSKYCSTGAFPIGTFLVNGLGCLLIGYFAGIFLKEDSVLKFLLITGFCGGFTTFSTFSLENYNLWQQGEYFYLSLYVFLSIVIGLLATMLGFYLGNS, from the coding sequence ATGAATCAGTCTTTTGGATTTTTAACGCTCGCTTATATTTTTGTAGGAGGAGGAATAGGGAGTTTGTTACGCTATACTATTTCCTATATGATGAGTAAGTATTGTTCTACAGGAGCCTTTCCTATAGGAACTTTTTTGGTGAATGGGTTGGGGTGTTTACTTATAGGTTACTTTGCAGGGATATTTCTTAAAGAAGATTCTGTATTGAAGTTTTTATTGATTACAGGCTTTTGTGGAGGTTTTACAACTTTTTCTACTTTTAGTTTAGAAAATTATAACCTTTGGCAACAAGGGGAATATTTTTATTTGAGCTTATATGTCTTTTTAAGTATTGTAATAGGGCTATTGGCGACAATGCTTGGTTTTTATTTAGGAAACTCTTAA